One segment of Arcanobacterium haemolyticum DSM 20595 DNA contains the following:
- a CDS encoding helix-turn-helix transcriptional regulator, with translation MSTSVEERRFTLLTLLSREPATSAQIGLLPAYRAHTGVALQRMIERDIQTLRLSGHVIVVDSEYRYRVDDSAKIRLDVTGVDVTAIRRILGTKRRNNVEAFAQFGATKVIGSGEVSGKVAPYRLSVPVGDSVVEVADAITVRCRIRFSYDRQGTPVQYVVEPWRIGVHFGAFYLVGAVVSRAGCSVGAEVRTFRLSRVIGQVEVVDLPCEFPVVSEVESDLSPVDVVLLVADPRAPLARRGRVVAECDAGVLVAYEAVDRWDIVEEIVLYQGGAEIVEPAWLRDQVAERLDHAMEVLDGVW, from the coding sequence ATGTCTACATCTGTCGAAGAACGCCGTTTTACTCTTCTCACGTTGTTGTCGCGAGAGCCGGCTACGAGCGCCCAGATTGGCTTGTTGCCTGCGTATCGTGCTCATACTGGGGTGGCGCTGCAGCGGATGATTGAGCGAGATATTCAGACTTTGCGGCTGTCTGGCCACGTGATTGTGGTGGATTCGGAGTATCGCTACCGGGTGGATGATTCGGCGAAGATTCGCCTGGACGTAACGGGCGTGGATGTGACTGCGATTCGGCGTATTTTGGGTACGAAGCGCCGTAATAATGTGGAGGCTTTTGCTCAGTTTGGTGCTACGAAGGTGATTGGGAGTGGCGAGGTTTCGGGCAAGGTTGCGCCGTATCGGTTGAGTGTTCCGGTGGGCGATAGTGTGGTTGAAGTTGCAGATGCCATAACTGTAAGGTGCAGGATTCGTTTTTCGTATGATAGGCAGGGTACGCCGGTTCAGTATGTGGTGGAGCCGTGGCGGATTGGCGTTCATTTTGGCGCGTTTTATTTGGTTGGAGCTGTGGTGTCTCGCGCTGGGTGCAGCGTTGGTGCGGAGGTGCGTACGTTCCGCTTATCGCGTGTGATTGGTCAGGTTGAGGTGGTGGATTTGCCGTGTGAGTTCCCGGTTGTCTCTGAGGTTGAGTCTGATTTATCGCCGGTTGACGTGGTGTTGTTGGTTGCGGATCCGCGTGCTCCGTTGGCTAGGCGTGGCCGGGTGGTTGCGGAGTGTGACGCCGGGGTTTTGGTTGCGTATGAGGCGGTGGATCGCTGGGATATCGTTGAGGAGATTGTGTTGTATCAGGGCGGTGCGGAGATTGTGGAGCCTGCGTGGTTGCGCGATCAGGTTGCGGAGCGTCTGGATCACGCGATGGAGGTTCTTGATGGGGTTTGGTGA
- a CDS encoding RNA polymerase-binding protein RbpA yields MVERSLRGMKIGANSLESDIGVALVERHDEDYVCERSHKFTITFAQDADVPATWECKCGSEAKLVGNHGEDGDEKALKPARTHWDMLLERRSEEELQILLDERLELLRTGRLYARRH; encoded by the coding sequence ATGGTAGAACGCTCATTGCGTGGTATGAAGATTGGCGCAAACTCTCTGGAATCAGATATTGGTGTTGCTCTTGTTGAACGCCACGATGAAGATTACGTGTGCGAACGCAGCCACAAGTTCACAATCACGTTTGCCCAGGATGCAGATGTTCCTGCAACGTGGGAATGCAAATGTGGCTCTGAAGCCAAGCTTGTAGGTAACCACGGCGAAGATGGTGACGAAAAGGCTCTCAAGCCTGCACGTACCCACTGGGATATGCTCCTAGAGCGCCGTTCTGAAGAAGAGCTCCAGATTCTTCTTGACGAACGTCTTGAACTGCTCCGCACCGGTCGTTTGTACGCCCGTCGGCACTGA
- the lnt gene encoding apolipoprotein N-acyltransferase has translation MTTIVQILASIGGGCALWAAHEPLGWWPLVFVSLGLLWHITFQASPLRAFSLGFMWGLGFFLPHLDWAITASNSLLAMVALAVSQAVFSGLLGIVWAQLSHLSHTYAWIFAGFAWSGYEHLRGSLPFGGMPWGKIAFALNDSALVRLAPVGSTLLVGLVAAWISILLAYTVSNARSGPFVSVMSASLATMILVAPLMLPIGGKPLGTINVGIVQGNTPSKQEIPDGYERALRVTQQHADMAGQISGAELVVFPESTSDRDVRTDPEAGGIIRSTAAHAGVPILFGTQEYTQDGRYNDYLAMTPDGTITDRYSKQHPVPFGEYIPMRQFFSGMSDTVAAIVKQVSIDMLPGHKPAYIHVPYRGEALAIATPICFEVAYDAIVAEGVRGETVPAQLIVVPTNNASFGESGEPYQQFAMTRFRAIEHGRSAIQVSTTGTSGLVDSKGNVTYVSDIFVQDVRTVPVVLHNHLTLAARYSTFLEYLGYVCVAIGLGAAIAGWRAKLT, from the coding sequence GTGACTACAATCGTTCAAATACTTGCCAGCATCGGTGGGGGATGCGCCCTGTGGGCGGCCCATGAGCCACTTGGGTGGTGGCCACTCGTTTTTGTGTCCTTAGGCCTTCTCTGGCACATAACGTTTCAAGCATCGCCACTGCGTGCCTTCTCATTGGGATTCATGTGGGGACTAGGCTTTTTCCTCCCTCATTTAGACTGGGCAATCACGGCCTCGAACTCACTGTTGGCCATGGTGGCGTTGGCGGTAAGTCAGGCTGTATTCTCAGGCCTCTTGGGAATTGTGTGGGCTCAATTGTCCCATTTATCACACACATATGCCTGGATATTCGCCGGCTTCGCATGGAGCGGTTATGAACACCTTCGCGGCTCACTCCCGTTCGGCGGTATGCCGTGGGGGAAAATCGCGTTCGCGCTCAATGATTCTGCGCTCGTACGGTTGGCTCCTGTCGGATCGACCTTGTTGGTTGGACTAGTGGCAGCCTGGATAAGTATTTTGCTGGCTTATACGGTTAGCAATGCACGCAGCGGTCCATTTGTTAGCGTCATGAGTGCTAGCCTTGCCACGATGATCCTCGTTGCACCCCTTATGCTTCCTATAGGTGGAAAGCCGCTGGGAACAATCAACGTGGGCATTGTTCAAGGCAATACGCCGTCGAAACAAGAAATCCCTGATGGATACGAACGTGCGTTGCGCGTAACGCAACAGCATGCCGATATGGCTGGTCAGATTAGTGGGGCAGAGCTCGTCGTCTTCCCTGAATCGACGTCGGATCGTGACGTTCGGACTGATCCCGAAGCCGGAGGAATTATTCGGTCCACCGCTGCACATGCTGGAGTTCCTATTCTGTTTGGGACGCAAGAATACACGCAAGACGGGCGGTACAACGATTACCTTGCCATGACGCCAGATGGCACGATCACTGATCGTTATTCAAAACAGCATCCAGTACCGTTCGGCGAATATATTCCAATGCGGCAATTCTTTAGCGGGATGTCTGATACTGTTGCGGCAATCGTGAAGCAAGTATCGATCGATATGCTTCCTGGCCACAAGCCGGCTTATATTCACGTCCCGTATAGGGGAGAGGCGCTCGCTATTGCCACCCCTATATGTTTCGAAGTCGCATACGATGCGATCGTTGCTGAAGGCGTACGCGGTGAAACCGTACCGGCGCAATTGATCGTGGTTCCAACGAATAATGCTTCATTCGGGGAGTCTGGAGAACCGTATCAACAATTTGCCATGACTCGATTCCGGGCAATCGAGCACGGACGCAGCGCAATCCAAGTATCAACAACAGGCACAAGCGGGCTTGTAGACTCTAAGGGAAACGTGACGTACGTGAGCGATATCTTCGTTCAGGATGTCCGTACGGTTCCTGTGGTGCTACATAACCATCTAACCTTGGCCGCGCGTTACAGCACGTTCCTAGAGTATCTCGGATATGTCTGTGTAGCCATCGGGTTGGGTGCGGCTATTGCAGGCTGGCGTGCTAAATTGACATAA
- a CDS encoding helix-turn-helix transcriptional regulator — protein sequence MGFGDLSLARKRAIVDFLFRRPNVSLGEAATHFGLSWEALRDEVSQLSTVELVSGSFFESPFDVWIDDDVPTPDSLIRVSHVETEGMPALSPAEIVSLLGAIDTAFVAADSDDAQALSELRGRIVEATEAKGYGSVLWPAPQMEALPAVLDAVNEALASAQYLTIEYWKFDLATNRMAPSLVEVAPVSIIPGRHPLLLASCNNEVRRYRIDRITEATVGNRAVSGRLERRISGAAGRDTIDGVKVRLWCQPGCRWVVEDIPGSTLTQRDNYDIIELPVRHRSWLMSLVVRLGQKVERVERV from the coding sequence ATGGGGTTTGGTGATTTGTCGCTTGCCCGCAAGCGTGCGATTGTCGATTTTTTGTTCCGCCGCCCGAACGTTTCGTTGGGGGAGGCGGCTACGCATTTTGGGTTGTCGTGGGAGGCGTTGCGTGATGAGGTTTCACAGCTTTCTACGGTTGAGTTGGTGAGTGGTTCGTTTTTTGAGTCTCCGTTTGATGTGTGGATTGACGACGACGTTCCGACCCCCGATTCCCTTATCCGCGTTTCTCATGTGGAAACTGAGGGAATGCCGGCATTATCGCCGGCTGAAATCGTTTCGTTGCTGGGTGCGATCGATACGGCGTTTGTTGCTGCAGATAGTGATGACGCTCAGGCTTTGAGCGAATTGCGTGGCAGAATCGTGGAGGCCACAGAGGCGAAGGGATATGGATCGGTTCTGTGGCCTGCTCCTCAAATGGAGGCGTTGCCAGCGGTACTCGATGCTGTGAATGAGGCGCTGGCGTCCGCTCAGTATCTGACGATTGAGTATTGGAAGTTTGATCTGGCAACGAACCGAATGGCGCCATCACTGGTAGAAGTAGCGCCAGTGAGCATCATACCTGGCCGTCATCCGCTCTTGTTGGCGTCCTGTAATAATGAGGTTCGGCGCTATCGGATTGATAGAATCACGGAGGCTACCGTGGGTAATCGGGCAGTTTCTGGCCGATTGGAGCGCCGTATTTCTGGTGCGGCTGGCCGCGATACGATTGATGGCGTGAAGGTTCGTTTGTGGTGTCAACCGGGGTGCCGCTGGGTTGTGGAGGACATTCCGGGATCAACTCTGACGCAACGCGATAACTATGACATCATTGAACTTCCTGTGCGTCATCGTTCTTGGTTGATGTCATTAGTGGTGCGTCTCGGCCAGAAGGTAGAACGCGTGGAAAGAGTGTGA
- a CDS encoding DEAD/DEAH box helicase gives MVDLVISHIVDGYSARGITLDDFQVKAMEALAKGRDVFVSAPTGAGKTVVAECAVELALARSTRCIYTAPIKALSNQKFKDLCERYGDEHVGLVTGDTVINRDAPILVVTTEVVRNMLLTRDSGIADIGYVVLDEVHFLGDPFRGPVWEEIILQLPRTARLVSLSATVANIDEFTSWLRSVRGTTEVITSTVRPVPLEQFVATKRSLVPLFDRQGNLAVPNDSPRPDSDRRRRRGDPAGRRRKTLRTVENAKMLPAIHFVFSRKGCDTAVADLLDADVFLTTKDEAKIIRRRLSDVKATMSEADARTIRFGFWAKAFSRGFAAHHAGMFPALKELAEQLMDDGLLKLVYATGTLALGIDMPVRTVIIEDLIKWNGDDFVPLTATEYTQLIGRAGRRGKDTHGNAVVVHTPELDVEYLAHIGSGHVDPLMSAFVPSYNTVVNLLTHLSLDEARAIMGQSFAQYQKNADLGTIEAKLARVERRLTQTSEELEHACELGSVTEYVEVLKEAGRASKSQRKAAKEAYRKEIDESWYNAVTGMLYAFAVDGELDYGIALSVSDKRIRMIDVYGDVFWLRHADLSSQLRDLGFIDLPYGRSVKDPSVREDFADTIHNAIEERLDLGLDEDLRQSWDRYAVRETPVVEAHPVHACADRHLHRAQAAEYSTLLDRRQELVTVRESYDGSVAREFDATVGVLEKLGYLHVKDGRAKLSMGGTLLRGIHSEADALTVMCMSEPVFEDLSPAKFAGVCSALLCDRRFSSFAPRDPQLRFAWGRIEANMDDLVGREYAAGISRTGVPTPGAIDAFTLLASGADLETAVAASKLAVGDLITANRRLIDILGQLVDVGGDSWLGERAYQARELLRRWDWT, from the coding sequence ATGGTAGATTTAGTTATTTCCCATATTGTTGATGGGTATTCTGCGCGTGGGATCACGCTTGACGATTTCCAGGTGAAGGCGATGGAGGCGTTGGCGAAGGGCCGGGACGTCTTTGTGAGTGCACCTACCGGCGCTGGTAAAACGGTGGTTGCAGAGTGTGCAGTTGAATTGGCTCTGGCGCGCTCAACTCGGTGCATTTATACCGCTCCGATTAAGGCGTTGTCGAATCAGAAGTTTAAAGATTTGTGCGAACGTTACGGAGACGAGCACGTTGGCTTGGTGACGGGCGATACGGTGATCAATCGTGACGCCCCAATTTTGGTGGTGACAACCGAAGTTGTTCGCAACATGCTGTTGACCCGCGATTCGGGAATCGCCGATATCGGTTACGTGGTCTTGGATGAGGTTCATTTCTTAGGCGATCCGTTCCGTGGCCCGGTGTGGGAGGAAATTATTCTTCAGTTGCCGCGCACCGCACGCCTCGTTTCGCTTTCCGCAACCGTTGCGAATATTGACGAGTTTACGTCTTGGCTACGTTCGGTTCGCGGTACAACAGAAGTGATTACGAGTACCGTTCGCCCTGTTCCGTTGGAGCAGTTTGTGGCCACGAAGCGTTCCTTGGTTCCGTTGTTTGATCGGCAAGGAAATCTGGCCGTGCCGAATGATTCGCCGCGGCCAGATTCGGATAGACGACGACGCCGTGGCGACCCCGCTGGCCGACGTCGTAAAACCCTACGAACGGTAGAAAATGCCAAGATGCTCCCTGCGATCCATTTCGTTTTCTCACGCAAGGGATGCGATACTGCTGTTGCGGATCTTTTAGACGCAGATGTTTTCTTAACAACGAAGGATGAAGCGAAGATTATTCGTCGTCGTCTGTCAGACGTCAAAGCAACCATGAGCGAAGCCGATGCTCGAACGATACGTTTTGGATTCTGGGCCAAAGCTTTCTCACGTGGATTCGCAGCTCACCATGCAGGAATGTTCCCCGCGCTCAAGGAACTGGCGGAACAACTGATGGATGACGGGCTGCTGAAACTCGTCTACGCAACGGGAACGCTCGCGCTCGGAATCGATATGCCTGTACGCACGGTGATTATCGAAGATCTGATCAAATGGAATGGTGACGATTTTGTCCCGCTCACGGCAACGGAATATACGCAACTGATTGGGCGTGCGGGGCGGCGCGGCAAGGATACGCATGGCAACGCAGTGGTGGTTCACACTCCGGAACTGGACGTCGAATACTTAGCCCATATTGGTTCTGGGCACGTGGATCCGCTCATGTCGGCGTTCGTGCCGTCCTATAACACGGTGGTTAATCTACTCACGCACCTGTCACTGGACGAAGCCCGTGCGATCATGGGGCAATCGTTCGCACAATACCAAAAGAACGCGGATCTGGGAACGATCGAAGCGAAACTTGCTCGGGTGGAACGGAGGCTTACGCAAACATCGGAAGAACTGGAACACGCGTGCGAACTTGGATCCGTTACCGAATACGTGGAGGTGCTCAAAGAAGCCGGGCGCGCATCGAAATCTCAACGCAAAGCTGCCAAAGAAGCCTACCGCAAGGAAATCGACGAATCGTGGTACAACGCGGTTACCGGCATGCTCTATGCGTTCGCCGTGGATGGAGAACTGGACTACGGAATCGCGCTCTCTGTATCAGACAAACGAATCCGCATGATCGACGTGTATGGGGACGTGTTCTGGTTGCGCCACGCCGATCTCTCATCGCAACTGCGTGACCTCGGATTCATCGATCTCCCATACGGGCGGTCTGTGAAAGATCCGAGCGTGCGCGAAGATTTTGCGGATACCATCCATAACGCCATCGAAGAACGACTTGATCTGGGGCTTGATGAAGACTTGCGCCAATCGTGGGATCGCTACGCTGTACGGGAAACTCCGGTTGTTGAAGCGCATCCCGTACACGCCTGCGCCGATCGGCATCTGCACCGTGCTCAAGCGGCCGAATATAGCACGTTGCTGGATAGGCGCCAGGAACTCGTGACTGTGCGCGAATCGTACGATGGGTCTGTGGCGCGCGAATTCGATGCCACTGTTGGCGTACTCGAAAAGCTTGGCTATCTGCATGTGAAAGACGGGCGAGCGAAACTGAGCATGGGCGGAACGCTGCTTCGCGGTATCCACAGCGAAGCAGACGCACTGACCGTCATGTGTATGTCTGAACCCGTATTTGAAGATCTCAGCCCTGCCAAGTTTGCTGGCGTGTGCTCGGCGTTGCTGTGTGATCGGCGATTCTCGTCGTTCGCACCACGGGATCCACAACTGCGGTTTGCGTGGGGCCGGATCGAAGCAAACATGGACGATCTGGTGGGGCGTGAATATGCTGCGGGGATCTCACGAACTGGGGTGCCGACCCCTGGTGCGATCGATGCGTTCACCTTGTTGGCCAGCGGTGCGGATCTGGAAACCGCGGTTGCTGCATCCAAGCTCGCTGTTGGTGATCTGATTACGGCGAACAGACGTTTAATTGACATTCTGGGGCAGCTCGTTGATGTTGGCGGTGATAGCTGGCTAGGGGAGCGCGCTTATCAGGCTCGTGAATTGTTGCGCAGGTGGGACTGGACGTGA